CCCGTTGTTCAAGGCAATACCCGTAGAGATTTGACCGCCCCGGGGCAGAAAGGAAATGTTATGAAATTAGCAATGCAGAACCAAATCAAAAATTTAGCGTTAAACGGTCTTGGCTATAAAAAGATAGCTGATATACTCGGCATCTCTCCCGATACCGTTAAATCACATTTACGCAGGCATCCGGCAGAGAAAAGCAGTTTAGTCTGTCAGCAATGCGGTAAGCCCATTGAGCAAAGACCGAACCGCAAAGAAAAGAAGTACTGTTCAGACAGATGTCGCATGGCGTATTGGAACAGTCACCAGGAGCTTGTCAAAAAGCAAGCCTATTACACTCTGGTTTGTAAATGCTGTGGAAAGGAGTTTGTAAGTTATGGCAACAAGAACCGTAAATACTGTAACCGCGAGTGCTACAACCGAATCCGCAGAAAGTCCGCTTGATTATAAGAGCGGGCTTTTTTCATACCGTTTAAGCCTGTCACTTTTAAAAACTATGCTGAAAAACAACATCATCACCGAAACCGACTACAACAAGTGCCGCAATACATTCGCACAAAAACACGGCATATCTTTGTGCAGTATTTTTGCCTGAAAAGACTTGCTATTTGTTCGGTTCAGAGTGATATATGTAGTACCCAAACTATGATACAAAGGAGAACCGACATGGAACGAAAAATCAGACAAGTTAAATTTCAAACCTTGCATATACCAAAGCTGACAAAAGTTGCGGCGTATGCAAGAGTATCTTCCGGCAAAGAAACTATGCTGCATTCTTTGTCCGCTCAAGTCAGCTTTTACAAAGACCTGATTCAAGAACATCCCGGCTGGGAATTTTGCGGAATGTATGCAGACGAGGCTACGACCGGCACTAAAGCCGACCGAGAGAATTTTGTTCGGTTGCTTAATGACTGCAGAGCGGGAAAGATTGATATGATAATTACAAAATCCATTTCCCGTTTTGCTCGCAACACGCTTACATTGCTTGAAACGATAAGAGAGCTTAAAAGCATTGGAGTGGATGTATACTTTGAAGAACAAAACATTCACTCCGCAAGCGCCGACGGTGAACTGATGCTCACCATCCTCGCCTCTTATGCCCAGGAAGAAAGCTTATCCGCAAGTGAAAATCAGAAGTGGCGCATCAAGCACAATTTTGAAAACGGCATACCCTGGAGTGAAAACATATTCGGCTACCGATACCGCAAAGG
This genomic window from Clostridia bacterium contains:
- a CDS encoding RNA polymerase subunit sigma-70 is translated as MKLAMQNQIKNLALNGLGYKKIADILGISPDTVKSHLRRHPAEKSSLVCQQCGKPIEQRPNRKEKKYCSDRCRMAYWNSHQELVKKQAYYTLVCKCCGKEFVSYGNKNRKYCNRECYNRIRRKSA